A stretch of DNA from Arthrobacter jiangjiafuii:
AGGCCGTCTTCCAGCCACAGCCGAATCAGGCGCCGTTTCCACACAAAACGGCAGCACTCACCATTCACCAGCTAACTCAACGAAAGAAACAGTGTGAAGACTCTTCCGCCCTTGACCGGTTCCAGATCCCGCCGGTTCCGGGCCGGTGCAGCCCTTGTGGCGGCGCTGGCCATCGGAGCCACCGCCTGCGGCGATGCGCAGGAAGCGGCTGCACCTCCGGCCGCTGTCCAGACACCGGCCCAAACACCGGCCCAGACGCCTGAACCGGCTCTGGAACGGGATCCGGCAGCCGGTGCGTCAGCTGCCTCCCCGACCATCCCCGTCCGTCCCGCCACCCCGGAAACGCCCGTCAGCATCCCGTTGCCGGTCCGGGTCCAGGTGGAGGGCACCGGCATAGACCTCGAAGTCATTCCCGTGGGCGTTGAAGACAACGGCGCGATGACGCTGCCGGGCAATCACTATCAGGCCGGTTGGTACCGGTACGGTCCGGCGCCGGGCGCCGGCGAAGGTTCCACGGTCTTAGCCGCCCATGTCGATTCCCGAACCGAGCAGCTGCCGATCGCCGGGCTCAAAGATGTGGATACGGGAACGATCATCACCGTCACCCGGGAGGACGGATCAATCCTGCGGTACACCGCTGAAAGAGTGGAGAACATAGCCAAGACCAGCCTGGACGGCCACCGGCTCTTTGACCGCACCGGTGAACCCCGCCTGAAACTCGTAACCTGCGGTGGAAAATGGCTCGAGGCGCGGGACGACTACGAAGATAACGTGGTCCTGACGGCGGCACCGGTATCATAGGGAAAATCGCCGGCCCGCCCCACGGGCCGGACAGCCACGCCCCGGCGCGGCTTCCCGAGATCAGGAGTCCGCAGCAGATGCCATCCGGTGCACCGGAACAGGATACGGTCCTTGACCGTGCCTTCTCCGCAGGCAGCCAGGCGGCCCTTGCCGAGGCCTACCGCAGATACGCGCCGCTGCTTCGGTCGCTGGCAGTGCGGCGGCTGGCAGATCCGGGGGCAGCAGACGACGTCGTCCAGGAGGTCTTCATCCGGGCCTGGAGATACCGGACGAGCTACTCCCCCGAACGCTCGGCCCTGCTGGCCTGGCTGGTGGGAATCGCGCGCAACGTCGCGGCGGATTTCGGCATCACACGGGGACGCGAGGATGTCCTGCTGGAGGCGGCCGCATCGCACCACAGGCAGGAGGCCGACGACGGAGCCGGGAACCCCGACCGGGTCGCCGACAAGGTGGTCATCGAGGCCGAGCTGACCCGGCTGGGCGAACCGCAGGGTTCGATCCTCCGGCTGGCCTTCCACGAGGACCTCACGCACCAGCAGATTGCCGAGCGGCTCAACATGCCGCTGGGAACCGTTAAGAGCCATATACGCCGCAGCCTCGTCCATCTGAGGCAACGATTGGAGGTCAGTGATGCCGCACCTGCACGATGACGCGCTCACCCTCCTTGCGCTGGGAGAAGCCCCCACCGACGAAGAATCCGCCCACCTCGACCTGTGTCCGAGGTGCCGGGCCGACCTGGGTTCCTTCCGGCGAGTGGTCACCGCAGCACGGCAGGCAGGTGCAGAGGAGCCCGGCACCGCCGCCGCAGCGGATTCCGACAACCCTGGGCTTCAATCCCCCGGGCCTGACGTGTGGGCGCGTATCCACCGTGAACTGAACCTCGACGACGCCCTCCGGAACGACCCGCTGGCCTCCCCCAATGCCTTCGCAGCCGATGCCTTTGACCCGGCACGGCCTTCCCCCGCAGCCCATGCAGGAACTCCGCAGGGGAATGTCCGGCCGCTTGCTGCGGCCCGGCACCGGCGCACGGGTGCGTGGCTGGCAGCTGCGGCAGCCGCCGTCGTCGTCGCCGGCGCCGGAACCTGGGCAACCCTTCGGGCCGTGGACCCCGTTCCGGGGCCGGAAGTGGTGGCCTCGGCGGAGCTCTCCCCGCTGCCCGCCTACTCCGACACCGGCAGTGCCGTGGTCGACCGGCTGCCCGATGGCCGGCGGGAACTCGTGGTCACCTCCACGGGCGACGACGCACAGGGCTACCGTGAGGTGTGGCTGCTCGCCCCGGACGCCACATCGATGGTGAGCCTGGGAACCATGGAAGGCACGGAGGCGCACTTCGAGCTGCCCGCAGACCTGGACCTGAGCCGCTATCCCGTGGTCGATGTTTCCGATGAGCCGTACGACGGCGATCCGGCGCACTCCGGAGATTCCATCCTGCGCGGCGAATTGGACCTCTAGTGAACGTGGTTATTGAGTGGACGTGATGTTTTAGTGGATGCCGGTGCTGCCGGATCCGTCATTGGGCAGTGGTTCTCGAAGGTGGCATCCGGATTTTCCCGCGGGGCACCCCTGGAAGCGGGCTGGCCGGTCCTTGCACTGATAATTGCCGCCGCAGCGGTGCTCACCGTGCCCCGGCCCGTGTGGCGGTGGTTCGGCCTGTTCGTCACCTTTGTCCACGAGCTTGGCCATGCCTTCGCCGCCCTGACGACCGGCCAGGTGGTGAAGGGCATCCAGCTGCGGTTCGACCACTCCGGCCAGATGCACAGCATGGGCCGCAGCCGGTTTGCCGCCGCCTGGACGGGGTTCTGGGGCTATCCGGTTCCTGCAGTGACCGGCGCGGTGTTGGTCTGGGCCGCCTTTAACGGCTGGGCCGGCTTCGCCTTGTCTGCGGGTGCCCTGATCATGCTGGCTGCGCTGCTTTTCATCCGCAATGCGCAGGGACTGCTGATCGCCTTTGGCTGCGCGACGGTCTCCGTGCTGCTGGTGTGGTTCGCTGCCCCACCGGTCGTCTCCTGGGTCACCCTGGCAGTAGGGATAGCGCTTCTGGCAGGGGCTGTACGGGACTGGCTCAATGTCCTCAGCGTGCATACCAGCCGCCGGCGTTCCCTGCAGAGTTCAGACGCCTTTATCCTCTACCAGCGCACGGGTGTGCCGTCCGTGATCTGGCTGGCCGCCTTTGCGGCAGTGATAACCGGCGCTGCGGCCGCGGCACTCTGGTGGGCGCGGCCGGCCTAAGGAACGGCGGATTGGCCCCGCTACTGCTCGGGAAGCGTAACCCGCAGCTCCAGCCGGTGCTGGCCGTCTGCTTCCTGCGTGAAGTGCGCTTTGCCTGCGATACCGGCCAGGCCGTCGGTGCCTGAGCCTGGAATGATGTGGCCGGAGCTCGCCGTTGCGGTTCCTTCGGCAACACCCCAGTGCTGGATCACCATGGTCCCTTCACGCCCGGCGATCTTTCCGGCGAAGACCTCGGAGCACACGTAACCGGCGCCGACGGCGTTTCCGGCCATGATCAGGTCGGCCACGCTGGTACCGACAATGTCTCCTTCGAAGATCTTCACTGCCCTGACAGTGGAGAGCTCGCTGTTGGTTCCTTCGACCTGGTAGGGCGTCGGTTCCCATTCCGAGACGTCAAAATCGGCCGTGATTACGTGTTCTGTTCCGTCGGTCATTGAACCAGTATCCCGTGTCCGGGTGTGGATTGCATGCCGCGGGGCGGCCGCCGGTAGCCTTATCGCTGTGCCCGAACAGGGCACGGCACCTGCATCACCTAAGGAGAACCACCCGGAATGTCGC
This window harbors:
- a CDS encoding class F sortase, with the translated sequence MTGSRSRRFRAGAALVAALAIGATACGDAQEAAAPPAAVQTPAQTPAQTPEPALERDPAAGASAASPTIPVRPATPETPVSIPLPVRVQVEGTGIDLEVIPVGVEDNGAMTLPGNHYQAGWYRYGPAPGAGEGSTVLAAHVDSRTEQLPIAGLKDVDTGTIITVTREDGSILRYTAERVENIAKTSLDGHRLFDRTGEPRLKLVTCGGKWLEARDDYEDNVVLTAAPVS
- a CDS encoding anti-sigma factor, producing the protein MPHLHDDALTLLALGEAPTDEESAHLDLCPRCRADLGSFRRVVTAARQAGAEEPGTAAAADSDNPGLQSPGPDVWARIHRELNLDDALRNDPLASPNAFAADAFDPARPSPAAHAGTPQGNVRPLAAARHRRTGAWLAAAAAAVVVAGAGTWATLRAVDPVPGPEVVASAELSPLPAYSDTGSAVVDRLPDGRRELVVTSTGDDAQGYREVWLLAPDATSMVSLGTMEGTEAHFELPADLDLSRYPVVDVSDEPYDGDPAHSGDSILRGELDL
- a CDS encoding RNA polymerase sigma factor gives rise to the protein MPSGAPEQDTVLDRAFSAGSQAALAEAYRRYAPLLRSLAVRRLADPGAADDVVQEVFIRAWRYRTSYSPERSALLAWLVGIARNVAADFGITRGREDVLLEAAASHHRQEADDGAGNPDRVADKVVIEAELTRLGEPQGSILRLAFHEDLTHQQIAERLNMPLGTVKSHIRRSLVHLRQRLEVSDAAPAR
- a CDS encoding M50 family metallopeptidase, with product MASGFSRGAPLEAGWPVLALIIAAAAVLTVPRPVWRWFGLFVTFVHELGHAFAALTTGQVVKGIQLRFDHSGQMHSMGRSRFAAAWTGFWGYPVPAVTGAVLVWAAFNGWAGFALSAGALIMLAALLFIRNAQGLLIAFGCATVSVLLVWFAAPPVVSWVTLAVGIALLAGAVRDWLNVLSVHTSRRRSLQSSDAFILYQRTGVPSVIWLAAFAAVITGAAAAALWWARPA
- a CDS encoding DUF3224 domain-containing protein, which gives rise to MTDGTEHVITADFDVSEWEPTPYQVEGTNSELSTVRAVKIFEGDIVGTSVADLIMAGNAVGAGYVCSEVFAGKIAGREGTMVIQHWGVAEGTATASSGHIIPGSGTDGLAGIAGKAHFTQEADGQHRLELRVTLPEQ